Proteins encoded within one genomic window of Terriglobia bacterium:
- a CDS encoding Clp protease ClpP produces MKPLSLRKQLLNTSFSAQANAGELVLEVYDIIGEDCFGQGICAKQVSEAIAAAGNFDRVTLSINSPGGDLFEGVAIYNILKGCGKPVSAKVIGLAASAASLIACAGDEVTMGLGTQYMLHEAMAIEAGYAADMRKMADTLDSVTNSAADIYVAKTGMAKDKILAMMAAETWMGSEEACTKGFADACSKTQAMASTRSFDLSVFKNAPAELSKTEPEPKTEPEVAPAPIVEAEADPLIDIYRKRIAVARSK; encoded by the coding sequence ATGAAACCACTATCGCTTCGCAAACAGCTGCTCAACACGTCGTTCTCGGCACAGGCAAACGCAGGTGAACTGGTGCTGGAGGTATACGACATCATTGGCGAAGACTGCTTTGGTCAGGGCATCTGCGCCAAGCAGGTATCCGAAGCCATCGCAGCGGCGGGTAACTTCGACCGGGTGACCCTGTCTATCAACTCTCCTGGTGGAGACCTATTTGAAGGTGTCGCGATTTACAACATCCTCAAGGGTTGCGGCAAGCCGGTTAGCGCCAAAGTTATCGGCTTGGCAGCGTCAGCCGCATCGCTCATCGCTTGCGCTGGCGACGAGGTCACCATGGGTCTGGGGACACAGTACATGCTTCATGAGGCCATGGCCATAGAAGCGGGCTATGCCGCGGACATGCGCAAGATGGCCGATACGCTGGACTCCGTGACCAACTCTGCTGCGGACATCTACGTCGCCAAGACGGGAATGGCCAAGGACAAGATCCTCGCCATGATGGCCGCTGAAACGTGGATGGGGTCAGAGGAAGCCTGCACGAAAGGCTTCGCCGATGCCTGCTCCAAGACACAGGCAATGGCGTCAACCCGGTCCTTTGATCTGTCGGTGTTCAAGAACGCTCCGGCAGAACTATCGAAGACCGAACCGGAACCGAAGACTGAACCAGAGGTGGCCCCGGCCCCGATAGTAGAGGCAGAGGCAGACCCGCTGATTGACATCTACCGTAAGAGGATTGCAGTCGCGAGGAGCAAATAA
- a CDS encoding phage tail protein: MARFAIAIGFGILGAFTGGLGWLGFAGGLSSAMTGFSLGMTAGSIIGGIAFPGHLPTQEGPRLNDLRVQVSTYGVPIPIGYGTVRLAGNVIDSSGLQEHKNVKEVSAKGAPSGKQITYTYTTTAAVALCEGVGNIIKLWADGKLIYDESGASAVTAVKGLMLRCYRGDEDQLPDSALCALHGAANVPAYRGLIYVVLEDFDLTNFGNRLPNFTAEVAFVAAPPTPAVCLNDNVNIDTIIGYASNLGQIFLEEKSSGVSKFSKYNINTHAYDVQDASFPVTQPTFNAARPGSFAVDEDGYIYGPGNGYYTLTKYNPDFTVCQMSSWPPYPYETNYTIVFHDDAGNRRVYTISDDKVAGFYAGRTKLDGDGSAWLSAYGASVPMGHSRLGIVVGSDQVLWALGVAVGSSNTDVAYITRVNLLAGASNITGWYMSSNNYEMDCSTYGQPLGIWRSDTDNSLVFVTCYGYLIKWDCGTQTITSAVDISSYVGNPASDVAMMECAHDGVDENGQMWLQGHDGKSFHVFQVAGLDYIASYDVTTHGATTYNLGRYLPAVGCRTLVTGKHSDGINRWSFIRINKQGTAASLDAIVQDICTRSTVDVGNIDVSQLAGIDVRGYLVGNQTTGRAALDKLTQAFLFGGVESDFKLKFVPSGQSATFAVAEQDLMDVEKGVRFVEDRTQEINLPAQVNITYLDVNNDFQQGNQFEQRFGTTKAADKLSIEIPVVLTATEARQIAQKVLYMLWTQRNSYTLQTAQKYLLADPLDVGTISYKGYTFTVRLVKATLGLGFQIQLAAVTEDSTVFTSTATSSGGLVDHSSTLAYTPGTTLYVLDTPLLQDSDENDTLSGFYFSLTPSGTGTWPGAVLEQSPDGISNTQIGASVVEPTFGFLTASLAAPALDAWTLDTANTITVKMANGTLAAVSDLDFLNGKNFALIGAEGRWEAVNFRDVVDNGGGSYTLRYLMRGRNGTETHCGDHATGDAFILLESDGSTGRITMATSAIGSPRYYQAVTLGNVIASSGNVPYTQGGNDLKPFAPCQIVGSQDGSSYDWTIGWLRRTRYGGAWLDSTGDVPLNEASQSYVVEILSGLGGTVKRTITATVNRATYAAADQVTDFGSHQSTLYVNVYQVSAIVDRGFKATATLKSVAIGTLPPIDTVDLSSGGFVVNGS; encoded by the coding sequence ATGGCCAGATTTGCAATCGCGATCGGCTTTGGCATCCTAGGAGCATTCACGGGTGGTCTAGGGTGGCTTGGCTTCGCTGGTGGCCTGTCTTCCGCGATGACCGGCTTCAGCCTGGGCATGACGGCTGGCAGCATCATCGGTGGTATCGCTTTCCCTGGGCACCTACCAACGCAGGAGGGGCCGCGCCTTAACGACCTCCGCGTACAAGTCAGCACCTATGGTGTCCCGATTCCCATCGGCTACGGGACAGTTCGGCTAGCGGGCAACGTCATAGACTCTAGCGGTCTACAAGAGCACAAGAACGTCAAGGAGGTCAGCGCCAAAGGTGCGCCTTCGGGCAAGCAGATCACCTACACCTACACGACTACAGCAGCTGTTGCGCTGTGCGAAGGTGTCGGCAACATCATCAAGCTATGGGCGGACGGCAAGCTCATCTATGACGAGAGCGGAGCCTCGGCTGTCACGGCGGTCAAGGGTCTCATGCTGCGCTGCTACCGGGGCGACGAAGACCAGCTACCGGACTCTGCCCTCTGTGCGCTTCACGGGGCTGCCAACGTCCCGGCCTATCGTGGTCTGATCTATGTCGTTCTCGAAGATTTCGACCTGACAAACTTCGGCAACCGGCTGCCAAACTTCACGGCGGAGGTAGCGTTTGTTGCTGCTCCACCCACACCTGCGGTTTGTTTAAACGACAACGTCAACATCGACACTATCATAGGATACGCCTCCAACCTGGGGCAGATTTTCCTTGAAGAGAAAAGTTCGGGCGTTTCAAAGTTCTCCAAGTACAACATCAACACCCACGCCTATGATGTGCAAGATGCGTCCTTCCCCGTCACGCAGCCCACCTTCAATGCTGCGCGTCCGGGCAGTTTCGCCGTTGACGAGGATGGCTACATCTACGGCCCCGGCAACGGCTATTACACTTTGACGAAGTACAACCCGGATTTCACCGTTTGCCAAATGAGTTCGTGGCCGCCGTACCCGTACGAGACCAACTACACAATCGTCTTTCACGATGACGCGGGCAACCGTCGCGTCTACACCATCAGTGACGACAAGGTGGCTGGCTTTTATGCTGGAAGAACAAAGCTAGATGGGGATGGCTCAGCCTGGCTGTCTGCCTATGGTGCTTCGGTTCCGATGGGTCATAGCCGTCTCGGCATTGTAGTTGGTAGCGATCAGGTGCTCTGGGCACTAGGTGTTGCTGTCGGTTCTAGCAACACGGATGTTGCTTACATTACTCGTGTCAATTTGCTCGCCGGAGCTTCCAACATCACGGGCTGGTACATGAGCAGCAACAATTACGAGATGGATTGCTCAACCTACGGGCAGCCTCTCGGCATCTGGCGATCGGACACCGACAACTCGCTAGTCTTTGTGACTTGCTACGGCTACCTGATCAAGTGGGACTGCGGCACCCAGACCATCACAAGTGCGGTAGATATTAGCTCCTATGTGGGCAACCCGGCTTCCGACGTTGCCATGATGGAATGTGCTCACGACGGAGTAGACGAGAACGGGCAAATGTGGCTCCAGGGTCACGACGGCAAATCGTTCCACGTCTTTCAGGTGGCGGGCCTGGACTATATCGCAAGTTACGATGTGACCACCCATGGCGCGACGACGTATAACCTCGGACGCTACCTGCCAGCCGTCGGGTGCCGAACGCTGGTCACGGGCAAGCATAGCGACGGGATCAATCGTTGGAGTTTTATCAGGATCAACAAACAAGGCACAGCGGCTAGCTTGGATGCTATTGTCCAGGACATCTGCACCCGCTCCACGGTTGACGTGGGCAACATCGATGTTAGCCAGTTGGCCGGGATTGACGTTCGTGGCTACCTGGTCGGCAACCAGACTACGGGCCGCGCCGCGCTGGACAAGCTAACCCAGGCATTCCTGTTCGGCGGAGTAGAGTCGGACTTCAAACTCAAGTTTGTACCATCTGGCCAATCGGCCACATTCGCGGTAGCCGAACAAGACCTGATGGATGTGGAGAAGGGTGTCCGGTTCGTAGAGGACCGCACGCAGGAAATCAATCTACCGGCTCAGGTGAACATTACCTACCTGGACGTTAACAACGATTTCCAGCAAGGCAACCAGTTTGAGCAGCGGTTCGGCACCACCAAGGCTGCCGACAAGCTCAGTATTGAAATTCCCGTCGTTCTAACGGCTACCGAAGCTCGGCAGATCGCGCAGAAGGTGCTCTACATGCTCTGGACGCAGCGCAACAGCTACACGCTCCAGACCGCGCAGAAGTACCTGCTAGCCGACCCGCTGGACGTGGGAACGATCTCCTACAAGGGATACACCTTCACGGTTCGGCTGGTGAAGGCAACGCTGGGACTCGGCTTCCAGATACAGCTAGCGGCGGTGACGGAGGACAGTACGGTCTTCACGAGCACTGCGACTTCGAGCGGCGGGCTGGTAGACCACAGCAGCACGCTAGCCTATACACCCGGCACCACGCTCTACGTCTTGGACACTCCGTTGCTTCAGGATAGCGACGAGAACGATACGCTGTCCGGCTTCTACTTCTCGTTGACGCCTAGCGGCACGGGAACCTGGCCAGGTGCTGTGCTTGAACAATCCCCTGACGGTATCTCCAACACACAGATTGGTGCCTCCGTCGTGGAGCCGACGTTCGGCTTCCTCACGGCAAGCCTAGCGGCCCCGGCCCTAGATGCCTGGACCCTAGACACCGCCAACACCATCACGGTGAAGATGGCGAACGGTACGCTCGCGGCGGTCTCCGACCTTGACTTCCTGAACGGCAAGAATTTCGCCCTAATTGGAGCGGAGGGGCGCTGGGAGGCCGTCAACTTCCGCGACGTGGTAGACAACGGCGGAGGCAGCTACACATTGAGATACCTGATGCGCGGGCGCAACGGTACGGAGACTCATTGCGGGGATCACGCAACTGGCGACGCCTTCATCCTGCTCGAGTCGGATGGCAGCACGGGTCGGATAACGATGGCGACAAGCGCAATCGGCTCGCCTCGGTACTACCAGGCCGTCACGCTGGGCAACGTCATCGCGAGTAGCGGCAACGTCCCTTACACGCAAGGCGGCAACGACCTGAAGCCTTTCGCGCCTTGCCAGATTGTCGGGAGCCAGGACGGAAGCTCGTACGACTGGACCATCGGTTGGCTCCGGCGCACGCGGTACGGCGGCGCATGGCTGGATAGCACAGGTGATGTACCGCTGAACGAGGCTTCGCAGAGCTACGTGGTAGAGATTCTCTCCGGCCTGGGCGGGACGGTGAAGCGCACCATAACGGCTACCGTGAATCGCGCCACATACGCGGCGGCTGACCAGGTTACAGACTTCGGTTCGCACCAGAGCACGCTATACGTGAACGTGTATCAAGTCTCCGCGATTGTTGACCGTGGTTTCAAGGCTACCGCAACGCTGAAGTCAGTCGCGATAGGGACTCTACCTCCTATTGACACAGTTGACCTGTCTTCGGGTGGCTTCGTGGTGAACGGGAGTTAA
- a CDS encoding head-tail connector protein, with amino-acid sequence MFEELILGGSPPVLGPAVEPVTVAQLAAFSRFDAPEQYVSLSPLTENEEYNLVESFLLAAREQFEYDTRFALITQTWRLSLDRFPGFPINSTGVSELLPSVPYYMPFYEPSFYQVDPSNSSIDLLRRPVQEVLSIKYVDPTGEEQTLGPESYNLFNNTINLNHGYFWPTCMPVPNCVRIEYTTGFGDRAASVPARAKTAIKFLAGHWFENRSLVALSPTSEVAHTWRRLLTGFRTLYIPK; translated from the coding sequence ATGTTTGAAGAGCTAATCCTAGGAGGGTCGCCTCCGGTACTAGGCCCGGCTGTAGAGCCTGTTACGGTCGCGCAACTGGCTGCCTTCAGTCGGTTTGACGCACCGGAGCAGTATGTCAGTCTGTCGCCATTGACGGAGAACGAGGAATACAACCTGGTAGAATCGTTCTTACTCGCGGCCCGCGAGCAGTTTGAATACGACACGCGGTTCGCGCTGATCACGCAGACGTGGCGTCTTAGCCTGGATCGCTTCCCCGGCTTCCCGATTAACAGCACGGGCGTCAGCGAATTGCTGCCTTCAGTGCCCTACTACATGCCGTTCTATGAGCCATCCTTTTACCAGGTAGACCCCAGCAACTCATCTATTGACTTGCTCCGCCGTCCGGTACAGGAAGTGCTCTCTATCAAGTATGTTGACCCTACTGGCGAAGAGCAGACTCTGGGCCCGGAGAGCTACAATCTGTTTAACAATACCATCAACCTAAACCACGGCTACTTCTGGCCCACTTGTATGCCTGTCCCGAACTGCGTGCGTATCGAGTACACCACCGGCTTCGGCGATAGGGCTGCCAGCGTACCGGCCCGCGCTAAGACCGCCATCAAGTTCCTGGCCGGTCACTGGTTTGAGAACCGCAGTCTGGTGGCTCTTAGCCCGACTTCGGAAGTCGCCCACACTTGGCGTCGGCTGCTAACCGGCTTCCGCACGCTGTACATCCCCAAGTAA
- a CDS encoding phage portal protein: MELITLGLSDIKFKNQFGDGDPSTFDSPSPALVQSLIGFPSASGAIVTKDSAMRCVTFLSGVKRLADDIAVMPLITYERRMADGRQRTKRALDHALYSVLKDVPNPYTTSFQLRWAMVMSLLTNGNYYVQKIENQKGDVLGLYMLNPWCVSQRWDYRRKDAQGREAPKLFFDYQDGHSKRTFTKDELWWGSILSASSIQGQAIITLGKEAIGILIASDSTAAKFFANGLNMSGFLTSTDPEMEVTDVEAQKIVDRLRDQNRINRGGFTYLPGSIKYEKMMFTAVESQLLESRKWNAEEVIRLLGGAPLMVKLGYGEKNSTFAATSAFLETYFSTSLLPITTLFEQTITRDLIPPEERAYVYAKHNADITLRGSPKERAETNGFLIKDGQRSPNECREADDVDPVDGWDKLFFPANSGVFDPDTGEMFMPAQKTEKQPAAQPQVNAPAPAGPKAETLARFKAIVRGEAERCVRKESTQVTKLWAKGKDAVAAFYTDHADFIAGNLKITAEEAKRYCAVRLEKLNTVPPEQLFQDLTGAVAELEALATGDN; this comes from the coding sequence ATGGAATTGATAACCCTCGGTCTCTCGGACATCAAGTTCAAGAACCAGTTCGGCGACGGCGATCCTAGTACCTTTGATTCACCCAGCCCGGCCCTAGTCCAGTCCCTCATTGGCTTCCCTTCGGCTTCGGGCGCCATCGTAACCAAAGACTCGGCCATGCGCTGCGTCACCTTCCTGTCCGGCGTGAAGCGGCTAGCCGACGACATCGCTGTGATGCCTCTCATCACCTACGAGCGGCGCATGGCGGATGGGCGTCAGCGTACCAAGCGGGCCTTGGACCACGCGCTTTACAGCGTGCTGAAGGACGTCCCGAATCCCTACACGACTTCGTTTCAACTCCGCTGGGCCATGGTGATGTCGCTCCTGACCAACGGCAACTACTACGTGCAGAAGATTGAAAACCAGAAGGGTGACGTGCTCGGTCTCTACATGCTCAACCCCTGGTGCGTTTCGCAGCGTTGGGACTACCGCAGGAAGGATGCCCAGGGGCGGGAAGCCCCGAAACTGTTCTTTGACTACCAAGATGGGCACTCCAAGAGGACTTTCACCAAGGACGAACTCTGGTGGGGATCAATCCTTTCGGCTAGCAGCATTCAGGGACAGGCCATCATCACGCTGGGCAAAGAAGCCATCGGTATCCTGATCGCTTCCGACAGCACGGCGGCTAAGTTCTTCGCCAACGGGTTGAACATGTCGGGCTTCCTGACCTCTACCGACCCGGAAATGGAGGTCACCGACGTTGAGGCACAGAAGATCGTAGACCGGCTGCGTGACCAGAACCGCATCAACCGTGGTGGCTTCACCTACCTACCCGGTTCGATCAAGTACGAGAAGATGATGTTCACGGCTGTAGAGTCGCAGTTGCTAGAGTCGCGCAAGTGGAACGCAGAGGAAGTCATCAGGCTTCTAGGCGGAGCACCCTTGATGGTGAAGCTCGGCTACGGCGAGAAGAACAGCACGTTTGCTGCTACTTCAGCCTTCCTGGAAACCTATTTCAGCACGTCTCTGCTGCCCATCACTACCCTGTTTGAACAGACCATTACGCGAGACCTGATTCCACCCGAAGAACGGGCCTATGTCTACGCGAAGCACAACGCGGACATCACGCTACGCGGTTCACCCAAGGAGCGGGCGGAGACCAACGGCTTCCTGATCAAAGACGGTCAGCGCAGCCCCAACGAGTGTCGCGAGGCTGACGACGTAGACCCTGTTGACGGCTGGGACAAGCTGTTCTTCCCGGCCAATTCCGGCGTCTTTGACCCGGATACGGGCGAGATGTTCATGCCGGCACAGAAGACCGAGAAGCAACCCGCTGCTCAGCCCCAGGTAAACGCCCCGGCTCCGGCTGGCCCCAAGGCGGAGACGCTGGCCCGGTTCAAGGCCATCGTCCGTGGCGAAGCGGAACGCTGCGTCCGGAAGGAATCGACTCAGGTCACCAAGCTCTGGGCCAAGGGCAAAGACGCTGTTGCAGCCTTCTACACCGACCACGCAGACTTCATCGCGGGCAATCTGAAGATTACAGCAGAGGAAGCCAAGCGGTACTGCGCGGTCCGGTTAGAGAAGCTCAACACCGTACCACCCGAACAACTATTTCAAGACCTTACAGGGGCGGTCGCCGAACTAGAAGCACTCGCCACAGGAGACAACTAA
- a CDS encoding phage head closure protein: protein MPNVDADDGYDSGSPTTVLANVAANVSDLAGFDIIRAQMIADKATHVVTVRYNAAIQSKMRVISEGKTFYIQSVTDPNKPTHGVWMNLLCYEIEAK, encoded by the coding sequence ATGCCGAACGTAGATGCCGACGATGGGTATGACTCCGGCTCGCCCACGACGGTCCTCGCCAACGTCGCGGCTAACGTCAGCGACCTGGCTGGCTTCGACATTATCCGGGCGCAGATGATCGCGGACAAGGCTACGCACGTGGTCACCGTGCGCTACAACGCAGCGATTCAATCAAAGATGCGGGTGATCTCCGAAGGCAAGACGTTCTACATCCAGTCCGTGACGGACCCCAACAAGCCCACGCATGGCGTTTGGATGAACCTGCTCTGCTACGAAATCGAGGCCAAGTAA
- a CDS encoding DUF2460 domain-containing protein — protein sequence MSFWEIEFPRNVRFGMSGGPSFNTTVNQAYSGYEQRNKNWSQSRGQWTVDFQARPGTGDWERLHAFFLAAGGQADGFRLWWTVDNSATAQAIGTGNGSNKDFQLIKSYVIGGRTYNRTIKKPIQADVKDFDGNYLTNTVKVYDNGTLKTLTTHYAVTSATGVISFVTAPVTGHIITADFQFHYPVRFASDEFKPTIEESTIADPLITWPSIQLIEVRQ from the coding sequence ATGTCCTTTTGGGAAATTGAGTTTCCGCGCAACGTTCGGTTTGGTATGTCGGGCGGGCCTTCGTTTAACACGACGGTCAACCAGGCATACAGCGGCTATGAGCAGCGCAACAAGAACTGGTCGCAGAGTCGGGGCCAGTGGACGGTAGACTTTCAGGCCCGGCCCGGTACGGGCGACTGGGAACGGCTACATGCTTTCTTCCTAGCTGCGGGTGGCCAGGCGGACGGCTTCCGGCTGTGGTGGACGGTAGACAATTCCGCGACAGCGCAAGCCATCGGCACGGGCAACGGGAGCAACAAAGACTTCCAGCTAATCAAATCCTACGTCATCGGCGGACGCACCTACAACCGGACCATCAAGAAGCCCATACAGGCAGACGTGAAGGATTTTGACGGCAACTACCTGACGAACACCGTCAAGGTTTACGACAACGGGACACTGAAGACGCTGACGACCCACTACGCGGTGACCTCGGCTACTGGGGTGATCTCTTTTGTTACGGCCCCGGTCACGGGCCACATCATCACCGCGGATTTCCAGTTTCACTACCCGGTACGGTTTGCCAGCGATGAGTTCAAACCAACCATCGAAGAGTCAACCATCGCGGACCCGCTGATTACCTGGCCTTCAATTCAACTGATCGAGGTTCGCCAGTAA
- a CDS encoding C40 family peptidase — MPTREQIVAAGRSWIGTPFVHQGRVKGQACDCVGLPIMVAKELGIAVEDETNYTREPEGTRVLDGARERMVEKPIAQMQPGDVIILRLPHSPCHTALVASLNGHLTMIHAYNRINNEVVENYIDQYWRRHIAACFTFKGVE, encoded by the coding sequence ATGCCCACACGCGAACAAATCGTGGCAGCGGGCCGGTCCTGGATCGGCACTCCCTTCGTCCATCAAGGACGGGTGAAAGGACAGGCTTGCGATTGCGTCGGGCTGCCTATCATGGTCGCCAAAGAACTCGGCATCGCCGTTGAGGACGAGACCAACTACACACGGGAGCCGGAGGGTACTCGTGTCCTGGATGGCGCACGCGAACGGATGGTAGAGAAGCCTATCGCGCAGATGCAGCCGGGCGACGTAATCATCCTGCGACTGCCCCACAGTCCCTGCCATACCGCGCTGGTTGCCTCGCTGAACGGGCACCTGACCATGATCCATGCCTACAACCGGATCAACAACGAAGTAGTAGAGAACTACATCGACCAGTATTGGCGGCGACACATTGCAGCGTGCTTCACCTTCAAGGGAGTTGAGTAA
- a CDS encoding DUF2163 domain-containing protein, whose protein sequence is MKTASTDLTNHLAQEVTTLATLWKITRQDGTVLAFTDHDEDVTYGGCTYLAATGFTRTAMEQNSDLSVANLEVDILLDSAAITDNDLREGKYDYAEVEIRMVNWTDLTQGEIKQAKGLLGQVSCKDVVAKAELRGMSDLLNGHIQQMYSPSCRATLGDSRCKVNIEAMKMAASVTSLTDNRTFATTLAKPENWARDGKIVWTSGNNSGLAMEVKSQDASGNLVLFLPMGFPVQVGDTFYAYPGCDKLIVGAVNVESQKVLVTVSDVSYASPPDNQHFRVTPAPAADWSDNGKFVWVTGTNAGVVEYVVTQDGSGNIVLYNAMPDTINIGDTAYLYPNGLGVVGDCLNKFNNVLNNRSEPFVPGMDAMLQYPNAKT, encoded by the coding sequence ATGAAAACAGCTAGTACAGATTTGACGAACCACTTGGCTCAGGAGGTCACTACTCTGGCCACCTTGTGGAAGATCACTCGCCAGGACGGCACGGTCCTCGCCTTCACCGATCACGATGAAGACGTTACCTACGGCGGCTGCACCTACCTAGCGGCTACCGGCTTCACCAGGACCGCTATGGAGCAGAACTCGGACCTATCCGTCGCCAACCTGGAAGTAGACATCCTGCTGGACAGCGCGGCTATAACCGACAACGATCTGCGCGAAGGCAAGTACGACTATGCCGAAGTAGAAATCCGGATGGTCAATTGGACCGATTTGACCCAGGGCGAGATCAAGCAAGCCAAAGGATTGCTGGGTCAGGTGTCCTGTAAGGACGTGGTTGCGAAAGCGGAGTTGCGCGGCATGAGCGACCTCCTGAACGGCCACATCCAGCAGATGTATTCGCCTTCGTGTCGGGCCACCCTGGGAGACTCCCGCTGCAAGGTGAACATTGAAGCCATGAAAATGGCTGCCTCGGTCACGTCGCTAACAGACAACCGGACGTTCGCGACCACACTCGCCAAGCCGGAGAACTGGGCACGCGACGGCAAGATCGTTTGGACGAGCGGCAACAACTCCGGCCTAGCGATGGAAGTGAAGTCGCAGGATGCGAGCGGCAACCTGGTCCTATTCCTGCCCATGGGCTTTCCGGTACAGGTGGGCGATACGTTCTATGCCTACCCCGGCTGCGACAAGCTAATTGTTGGTGCGGTAAATGTAGAGTCGCAGAAGGTTCTGGTCACGGTTAGTGATGTCTCCTACGCATCACCGCCGGACAACCAGCACTTCCGCGTCACCCCGGCCCCGGCTGCCGACTGGTCGGACAATGGCAAGTTCGTATGGGTTACTGGCACCAACGCGGGCGTCGTGGAGTACGTCGTCACCCAGGACGGCAGCGGGAACATCGTCCTGTACAACGCCATGCCGGACACTATCAACATCGGGGACACAGCGTATCTGTACCCGAATGGGCTTGGCGTGGTGGGCGATTGCCTTAACAAGTTCAACAACGTTCTTAACAACAGGAGCGAACCGTTCGTGCCCGGTATGGACGCAATGCTCCAGTACCCGAATGCGAAGACCTAA
- a CDS encoding HK97 gp10 family phage protein: MAEDIDVVVTGLPELAETLDIIPIQLSNLILRESLVDGGEVVADAVRAAAPVAAQQSHLEGEPGELRDSIIVAARVYSDKNYGIAHIGPEYDKGRYSKKTRTHSPGVYAKFVEYGTRLMDAHPFMRPAFQAAKTAAVEAFGQGIARRMDKLISAVRSLSKLPQGE, translated from the coding sequence ATGGCTGAAGACATCGATGTAGTGGTCACCGGGCTGCCAGAACTGGCGGAAACGCTAGACATCATACCGATTCAGTTAAGCAACCTCATCCTGCGCGAGTCTCTTGTGGACGGCGGTGAGGTGGTCGCGGACGCGGTTCGCGCAGCGGCCCCGGTAGCAGCCCAGCAGTCCCACTTGGAAGGCGAGCCGGGCGAGTTACGCGACAGCATCATAGTCGCGGCTCGCGTCTACTCCGACAAGAACTACGGCATTGCCCACATCGGGCCGGAGTACGACAAGGGCCGGTACAGCAAGAAGACCCGCACGCATAGCCCCGGCGTCTACGCGAAGTTCGTGGAGTACGGCACCCGTCTTATGGATGCCCACCCGTTCATGCGGCCCGCGTTTCAGGCAGCCAAAACAGCAGCGGTGGAGGCTTTCGGGCAAGGCATAGCCCGCAGGATGGACAAGTTGATTTCGGCAGTTCGCAGCCTAAGTAAGCTGCCACAGGGAGAGTAA
- a CDS encoding DUF3168 domain-containing protein, which translates to MLKKGLKALLKADTGIQALVGNRVRVGRIPQGSDYPTVVIKFVASEFINALEGTNATQMRRVQIDCWGNTPEEVDNLAQAVHNLLDSYKGTLSEGTFVASCLPAGDVDLLDEELQLAGLAVDFNVWYTPGEFLSPPV; encoded by the coding sequence ATGCTGAAGAAGGGACTCAAGGCACTGTTGAAGGCAGACACGGGCATACAGGCTCTCGTGGGCAACCGCGTGCGCGTGGGCCGTATCCCCCAGGGGAGCGATTACCCTACCGTGGTCATCAAGTTTGTAGCCAGCGAGTTCATTAATGCGCTGGAGGGCACGAACGCCACACAGATGCGTCGCGTGCAGATCGACTGTTGGGGCAATACACCTGAAGAAGTGGATAACTTGGCTCAGGCTGTTCACAATCTCCTTGACAGCTACAAGGGCACGCTGAGCGAGGGTACTTTTGTTGCCAGTTGCTTGCCAGCCGGGGATGTTGACCTCTTAGACGAAGAGCTACAGTTGGCGGGCCTAGCCGTAGATTTCAACGTCTGGTACACACCGGGCGAGTTCCTGTCGCCTCCGGTCTAA